Sequence from the Rhodohalobacter sp. 614A genome:
TGATTCCGGAATGGAACGACCTCGTTTACCGGGGCAAGTGGAAAGACGCTCTGCATCGTCTACATAAAACAAACAACTTTCCGGAATTTACCGGACGCGTATGCCCTGCTCCGTGCGAAGGATCGTGTGTTCTCGGCATCATTGAACCAGCCGTGGCCATCAAAAGCATCGAACAAGCCATTATTGATAAAGGATTTGAAGAAGGCTGGGTTGTTGCCGAACCACCTGAAAACAGAACCGGCAAAACAGTAGGTATTGTCGGATCCGGTCCCGCAGGATTAGCGGCCGCCGCCCAGTTAAACAGAGCCGGGCATAAAGTTACCGTTTACGAACGGGCTGACCGTATCGGCGGATTACTGACCTATGGAATCCCCAATATGAAACTGGATAAATCTGTTGTAAAACGACGGGTTGATCTTCTGACTGAAGAGGGTGTTGAATTTGTAACCAATACCGAAATCGGTACAGATATTCCCGCCCAGGAACTTCGAGAAAAACATGATGCATTAATCCTGTGCGGCGGCGCTACCAACCCGAGAGATCTCCCGATTGACGGACGTGATTTGAAAGGCATTCACTTTGCCATGGATTTTCTAAGACCTGATACAAAAAGTCTGCTTGATTCAAATCATGAAGACGGAAATTACATTTCTGCCAAAGGAAAAAATGTAATTGTAATTGGCGGTGGTGATACCGGAACGGATTGTGTGAGCACATCTATGCGACATGGTTGTGAAAACCTGACCCAGTTTGAAATTCTGCCTAAACCTCCAAATGCCCGTGCGGATGAAAATCCCTGGCCGCAATATCCCAATATCTATAAAGTTGATTACGGGCAGGAAGAAGCTGCATCCATTTTCGGTGATGATCCCCGCCAATACCAGGTCATGACCAAAAAGTTTGTGGGTGACGAAAATGGCAATGTGAAAGAACTTCATACCGTGCAGATTGAGTGGGTAACGGATGAAAACGGGCGAAGATCACCAAAAGAGATTGAAGGCTCTGAAAAAATCTGGAAAGCCGATCTCGTTCTTTTGGCTATGGGATTCCTTGGTCCGGAAAGTCCGGTGTTAGACCAGCTTGAAGTAGAACGGGATAATCGATCAAACGCTAAAGCTGAGCATGACAAATACGATACAAATGTAGAAGGTGTTTTCGCCGCCGGAGACATGCGCCGGGGACAAAGCCTCGTGGTATGGGCCATTAACGAAGGCCGTGGTGCTGCCCGCGAATGTGACCGCTGGCTGATGGGCAGTACGGAACTTCCTTAAAGCAAATCAAACTTAAATGGACACAGAATCACAGGAATTCATCTATTTCTCAGATTCTGTGTCCATTCTCTCCTTTTTCCCAATCCCTCAACATTCCTTTTCTGAATGTATTTTCCGGCTGAACTGCTTCATAATACAGTCTATCCTTTTCTTCGGAAAAATTGAAAATTATTAAGTAATATACCTTAAAATTTCTGGCGTAAATAAAGTACAAGAATCTCAAGAGGCGTACCGGGTGTGGCATGAATTTATAAATGCCTTATTCTTGCACTACAATAAGGGAAACGACTATGACACGAGTACAACTACTGGCATTTCGGCTTTTATGGTTGAGTTTATTCATTCTTCTTTGTAACACAGCATTTGGGCAAGGCCCCTCGAGTGAGCGTCCCCTCAGTGACTTCCTCACCGAAAACGGCACATTTCAAAATCCTCATAATTTTTCTGGTTCCTTAAACCCTGAGGGATTTACACTTTCAGTCAGTGATGATGGCACTCCGGTTTTTATGAACAACAGTAGCGCTTCGAATAATAACTGGACACTGGAAAGTGTAAGACCAGGAGCCGATGGTGAAGTGCTTGCAATGTTTATTCATGATGATTTCCTATATGTGGCAGGACGGTTTATGAACATAGCCAATGTTACTGGAACTAATCTGGCACGCTATCATATTACGAACAAGACTTGGAGAACGATGGGGTTTGGTCATTCGGGATATGTAAAGTCTTTACTTGTAGCAAATGACTTTCTATATGTGGGAGGAAGATTCACATACGCAGGAGGCAACCCTGCTAATGGTATTGCGCGCTATAATTTAAAAGAAGACAATGGTCGTGCAAGCTGGAGTGCCTTAGGGAGTGGGCTTGTACATAACAATCCAAATAATAGTTATGAATATTTGGATGTGAATACTTTACTCGTGTATGAAAATATATTATTTGTGGGCGGAAAATTTACAAATGCAGGGGGAATTGAAGCAAACAGTATCGCCCGTTATGACTTATCAAATGATAATGGTGATGCAAGTTGGGGGACATTAGGTGATGGTGTTTACATTAATTCATGGTCACAAAGTTGGAGTGAAGTTCATGCTCTTGCAGTATTTGAGAATTATTTATTTGTGGGCGGAAATTTTGAAAACGCCGGTGAAAATTCTATTAATGGATTTGCCCGTTATAATTTGAATGATGACAATGGCAATTCAAGCTGGAGCTCTCCTGAGACAAATAAACGTGTTGGAATCGTATATGATATTCTTATAAAAGATCATGATATGTACATTGCGGCATGGAATTCTAATTCTCATCTCCTCCGATATGATATTAACACTGGGCAAGTTGGCATTTTAGGTGAAAGTTCGGATGGGATAATTTCCGACCTAACTATTATTGGAGATTACATCTATGCTGGAGGAAGTTTTAATAACATTGGCGGGCTGAATACATCAAATATGGCCCGTTATAATTATGTCGAAAACAGACGTGAGGAAAGTTGGGAATCTCTGGATGATATTGATGGCCCCATCCAGGCTCTTGTGAGTTCCGAAAACTCACTCTTTATCGGAGGTAATTTTAAGCGAGTAGACTCTGCCTTTTCCGAAAATATTGCATATGCTAATGTCAATAATGGAAATCTTTCCTGGAAATCTTTTGGTGGTACAGGTTTAAATGGAGAAGTAGAAGCATTATTGGTACATGAAAATATTCTTTATGTCGGTGGTCATTTCTCAAGAGTGGGAGGAATCTCTGCTTCTAATATTGCTCGTTATGATATAAATACACAAAAATGGAGTTCCTTGGGAGATGGGGTTGATGGATATGTAAATTGCTTTGTAATAATAGATGATGTTCTTTACGTCGGTGGTACTTTTTATCAAGCCGGGGGTATGGAGGCTGACCATATAGCCAGCTATGACCTAAAAGAAGATGCTGGGAATTCCAGTTGGAATAGTATTGGTCAGCTTTACAGATATTACACCAGTTATACACCTGGTGATCCAACTATATATACAATGATTAAGGATGGGAACAACTTGATCATTGGAGGTGATTTTACGGCTGTTCTTAGTCAAAAGTATCCAACGCATGGGTCGTCTGTTAACAGTATTGCCCGTTTTGATACGATTACTGAAACCTGGAGTGGATTTGGTGATGGACCTGAAATTAATCACTATGACTATGAACATCCGGAAAACATTGAGGGTATTGTACGAGGTCTTGCTGTTGTGGACGACTATCTCTATATAGGTGGTTCCTTCAACTATATTGGTGGCGATGATTTTGAATCCGAAGATCTTGCCCGCTATAACCTAAGAGAAGATAACGGTAATCCGAGCTGGAGTGCAGTACCAGGTGCAAGGCCAGGCTCTACTACCAACTTTATTTTAGAAGGAAAGGATATTATTGTAGCCGAGGGTTATCATCATGGAAACAATTATATAGGACGTTATAATACAGAAACCGAAACCTGGAATTTTTATGACCTCAATATTGAAGGTTTTATCCATGAAATAGGTTTGTTGGGCAATCAAGTATTTTTGGGTGGATCTTTTTCAAATGCTGGTGGAATAAGCGCTCATAATATTGTAAAGTTTAATTTTGATACTAAGGAACTGAGCCCTTTAGGAGATGGCGTAAGTGGCTCGGTTCAGACATTTGCCGTTTCGGGAAGCGATTTGTATGTAGGTGGAAATTTTACAAACGCCGGTGGCAAACCGGCAAGCTACCTGGCCCGCTGGCATGAAGATTCAGGCTTTCCTGCAAAGATAGAACTCGTTTCACCCAACAATAACGAAAATAATGTTCAGCTTCGACCAAAACTAGACTGGCGGTATGATGCCAACATAGAAAGCTACACCCTCATGGTCTCAGAAACAGATGACTTCTCCGATCCGGTTATTCACCGAACAAATCTGGATGCATCCAGTTATCAAATCACAGAAAACCTGAAAGCCGGTCAAACCTATTTCTGGCGTGTTCGTGGAACGAATGATAACGGCACAGGACAATGGAGCAACACCTGGAATTTTACCACTCAATCTGCTTCTACCCCGCCCCCGGTTAAAGTCGTTTTACAGAGCCCGGCAAATAACAGCCAGCATGTTCCGTTAAAACCACTTCTTAATTGGAATGAAGCCACCTATGCTGAGCAATATATCCTTAGGCTTTCGGAATCGACCGATTTTTCTGATCCGCTGATTCGCCAGGAAAATATAGAACAGACATCTTTCCAACTGACAAGTAATCTGGACACTGACCAAACCTATTATTGGCAGGTTCGGGGCACAAATTCTGATGGGAATGGTCCCTGGAGTCTTGTTTGGAGCTTCACAACAACATCAGCTTCTACCCCGCTTCCGGGAAAAATCGTTTTGCAAAGTCCTGAAAATGCAAGCCACGACATCCCCCTTCAACCCCAACTCAGTTGGAATGTGGATGATGAAAGTGACAGCTATGAGTTGGTGTTATCGGAGAACTCCGATTTTACCGCTCCTATTATTCATCAAACAGATCTTGACGGAACAACTTTTAAGCCCACTGAAAATCTTGATTATAACACTACATATTATTGGCAGGTTCGTGGCGTAAATAATACGGGAAATGGCGAATGGAGCCAGACATGGGCCTTTACAACCATCGCTCTTCCCGGACAAGT
This genomic interval carries:
- a CDS encoding glutamate synthase subunit beta, which produces MGKTTGFMEYKRKSTPYREPKERLENWNEFYKPLSDEELQQQGARCMDCGVPFCQTGTEIANKSAGCPVYNLIPEWNDLVYRGKWKDALHRLHKTNNFPEFTGRVCPAPCEGSCVLGIIEPAVAIKSIEQAIIDKGFEEGWVVAEPPENRTGKTVGIVGSGPAGLAAAAQLNRAGHKVTVYERADRIGGLLTYGIPNMKLDKSVVKRRVDLLTEEGVEFVTNTEIGTDIPAQELREKHDALILCGGATNPRDLPIDGRDLKGIHFAMDFLRPDTKSLLDSNHEDGNYISAKGKNVIVIGGGDTGTDCVSTSMRHGCENLTQFEILPKPPNARADENPWPQYPNIYKVDYGQEEAASIFGDDPRQYQVMTKKFVGDENGNVKELHTVQIEWVTDENGRRSPKEIEGSEKIWKADLVLLAMGFLGPESPVLDQLEVERDNRSNAKAEHDKYDTNVEGVFAAGDMRRGQSLVVWAINEGRGAARECDRWLMGSTELP
- a CDS encoding T9SS type A sorting domain-containing protein, which encodes MTRVQLLAFRLLWLSLFILLCNTAFGQGPSSERPLSDFLTENGTFQNPHNFSGSLNPEGFTLSVSDDGTPVFMNNSSASNNNWTLESVRPGADGEVLAMFIHDDFLYVAGRFMNIANVTGTNLARYHITNKTWRTMGFGHSGYVKSLLVANDFLYVGGRFTYAGGNPANGIARYNLKEDNGRASWSALGSGLVHNNPNNSYEYLDVNTLLVYENILFVGGKFTNAGGIEANSIARYDLSNDNGDASWGTLGDGVYINSWSQSWSEVHALAVFENYLFVGGNFENAGENSINGFARYNLNDDNGNSSWSSPETNKRVGIVYDILIKDHDMYIAAWNSNSHLLRYDINTGQVGILGESSDGIISDLTIIGDYIYAGGSFNNIGGLNTSNMARYNYVENRREESWESLDDIDGPIQALVSSENSLFIGGNFKRVDSAFSENIAYANVNNGNLSWKSFGGTGLNGEVEALLVHENILYVGGHFSRVGGISASNIARYDINTQKWSSLGDGVDGYVNCFVIIDDVLYVGGTFYQAGGMEADHIASYDLKEDAGNSSWNSIGQLYRYYTSYTPGDPTIYTMIKDGNNLIIGGDFTAVLSQKYPTHGSSVNSIARFDTITETWSGFGDGPEINHYDYEHPENIEGIVRGLAVVDDYLYIGGSFNYIGGDDFESEDLARYNLREDNGNPSWSAVPGARPGSTTNFILEGKDIIVAEGYHHGNNYIGRYNTETETWNFYDLNIEGFIHEIGLLGNQVFLGGSFSNAGGISAHNIVKFNFDTKELSPLGDGVSGSVQTFAVSGSDLYVGGNFTNAGGKPASYLARWHEDSGFPAKIELVSPNNNENNVQLRPKLDWRYDANIESYTLMVSETDDFSDPVIHRTNLDASSYQITENLKAGQTYFWRVRGTNDNGTGQWSNTWNFTTQSASTPPPVKVVLQSPANNSQHVPLKPLLNWNEATYAEQYILRLSESTDFSDPLIRQENIEQTSFQLTSNLDTDQTYYWQVRGTNSDGNGPWSLVWSFTTTSASTPLPGKIVLQSPENASHDIPLQPQLSWNVDDESDSYELVLSENSDFTAPIIHQTDLDGTTFKPTENLDYNTTYYWQVRGVNNTGNGEWSQTWAFTTIALPGQVSLLSPDNNGTDIPIRPELTWTSMDADETENYELLLSENPDFSNPVVHQTNLEETTLNVSEDLDYSTTYYWRVRGVNSNGNGPWSNTWNFTTILPPIPAQVNLISPADHINDIPLLPELVWEPAGQTENYELIVSTEPDLSNPVLHQTDLHQTTFQLSKELVYNQVYYWQVRGVNMYGDGSWSEIWSFTTIAPTEIALDPNWPNPFSKAIAGTTIRYRLPTENNVRLEIYNISGRRVAVLVNNIKPAGEHSIQFNGSGLADGVYFYRLITDDKLVTRKMLMLK